The following DNA comes from Marinilactibacillus sp. Marseille-P9653.
ACCAGAAGTCATAATTACCAACAAATAATTTGATTTTACCAAAATCGACATCAACCATGTGCGTACAAACTTTATTTAGGAAGTGACGGTCATGGGAAACAACGATAACAGTATTATCAAAATTAATCAGGAATTCTTCTAACCACTTGATTGACTGTGCGTCTAAACCGTTGGTAGGCTCATCTAGTAGCAAAACATCAGGATCTCCGAATAATGTCTGAGCAAGTAAGGCTTTAACGTGTTGTCCACCTGTTAGTTCGCTCATTTTTTGATTGTGTAAAGCTTCAGGAATACCTAGACCTTTTAATAGAGTCATCGCTTCAGGTTCAGCTTCCCAACCATTTAATTCAGCGAATTCGCCTTCAAGTTCAGCAGCACGAATACCGTCTTCATCTGAGAAATCTGCTTTTGTATAAATCGCATCTTTTTCTTGCATGATTTCATATAAGCGTTTGTGTCCCATAATAACTGTATCGATAACAGTTTGTTCTTCAAAGTCATAGTGGTTTTGTTTTAAAACAGCCATACGTTTATCAGCTGGAAGAGAGACATTTCCAGAAGTTGGAGAGATTTCTCCAGAAAGTATTTTTAGGAAGGTAGATTTACCAGCACCGTTAGCACCGATAACACCGTAGCAATTGTCATTGTTAAATTGTAGATTCACATCGTCAAATAATTTTCTATCTGAAAAGTTTAAACTTACATCTGTTACTGTGATCATTTAATGATAGCCTCGTTTCTTTTTGATCTTTACCGCAATAAGGCAATTTATGCCCATTACGTTCTATTATACGTCATTTTCAAAATAATGCATTGTTTATGAGAGGGGAAAAAGAAAAAAAGATTGATTTTTTAAAACTGTCACAATTTATCTGTTGTGTACAATTAGATTGTCCAAAAAAAGATGAATTTATTCATAAGTTATACTATTCCGTACAAAAATATCAAATGAATAAACGATTTTTGTAAAATTTTTCGTTCAGTCTACTTATGAACAAAAGGAATTTTCATTATTCCTAATTCGTATTAAATGACATTTAACTATTTTGAACATATAATAATCTTACTTTCAACTTTTGACGCCCTTAAAATCTTGCATTCTTGGGCAACAATATAGAAAAGTCTAAGAAGATAGAGGAGTCGTTTGAAAATGATGGAGAGTATAGGTATTGAAAAAAGTAGTTTACAAGATGAATTGATTGTAAATGCACTAGAACAAAATATTGCAATCATTCGCTTTGATACAAATAAAAGAGTAACTTATGTGAATGATAATTTTGCGAATGTTTTAGGGTATCATAAAGAAGAATTATACGGAAAAGAACATAAATTGTTCTGCTTCCCTGAATTTGTAAATAGTCCTGCCTATGAAGAATTGTGGACGAGTTTATTGAATGGTGTGAGCTTTCAAGATAAAATTGTTCGTCGTAATGTACACGCAGAAGAAGTTTGGTTGGAGGCGACCTATTTCCCAATCTATAATACAGACAACACGGAAGTTGTGGGGGTCGCAAAAGTAGCAACAGATATTACAGAGAGACAAAAAAATATTGAAACAGTCACAACAGACTTGCTAGATATGTCTAGCAAGCTAACAGAGTCTTCTCAAGAAGGGATCAAAAAAGGTAGGGAACTATTAGCGGGAAGCAAAGGAATGATTGATTTATCAACGGTTAGTACAAGTAATCTGAGTGAACTACAACAAAAAAATAAATCTATTCAGAGTATCGTTGAAACCATTCAAGATATTGCTTCAAACACAAACTTGTTGGCCATTAATGCATCGATTGAGGCAGCTCATGCCGGCGATTATGGACGTGGATTTGGAGTCATCGCTCAGGAAGTGAAGAATCTTTCTCAAAAAGTTTCTGAGTCAGCTTATACGATCGGAGAAGATATTCTAGCCGTTACAAATAATATTGATCTAGTTGTAGAAGGAAATGATCAGTTAAAAGATCATATTTTGATGAGTGAAAAACAAATTGATGGAACCATCACGGAATTCAATCGAATCGATTCGGAGTCTCAGAATCTCCAGAAACAAGCCGGTAAATTAGAAACGATTATTTAACTCGTCAAAAATAATGTTGTTGCGTTCTCTATTTTTATCGATAAGTCTTAATACTATCTTCATCTCTATCTTGTAGACTAAACTTATAGAAAACAGATAAAGAGGTAGGAGTGATCTGATGAAAAACTATAGAGAAATTTTGACTAAGCAGCGAGCTTTCTATGAATCAGGCACAACAAAAACACTGGAATTTAGAATACAAGCATTGAAACGACTAAGAGAAGCCTTGGTTTCAAACGAACAAAGACTGATAGATGCTTTGAAAAAAGATTTGAATAAATCCGCTTTTGAAACGTATTCGTCTGAAATTGGTGTCGTTCTTCAAGAAATCAGATTCATCACACAAAATTTAAAAAAATGGATCAAACCAAAGCGAGTCAAAACGGCCTTTACGCATACAGGTTCCAAAGGGGTTGTTTATTCTGACCCTTATGGAGTTGTACTGATTATCGGTCCTTGGAATTATCCGATTCAACTCATCTTGTCTCCATTAATTGGAGCGATTGCTGGTGGTAATTGTGCAGTGATTAAGCCATCCGAATTGACTCCTGAGACCTCAAAAGTGCTCTCAGAGTTGATCTCAGATTGTTATCCTGCAGAGTATATCACTGTTGTTCAGGGAGATGCTGAAATAACGAAAGCACTACTATCGGAAAAGTTTGACTATCTTTTCTTTACAGGTAGTGTGCCTGTTGGGAAAATTGTTATGGAAGCAGCGTCAAAACACCTAACGCCGGTCACTTTGGAGTTGGGCGGGAAAAGTCCCGGGATTGTTCACGAAGATGCCGACTTAAAACTGGCGGCTAAAAGAATAGCCTGGGGAAAATTTATGAATGCCGGACAAACTTGTGTGGCGCCAGACTATGTGTATGTACACAAGAATATTAAGCAAGCTTTCCTTGAACGAGTGATCGAAGAAACGAAAGCACTCTATGGATACGAACCAATCGAGAACGAGCAATACACGCATATTGTGAATCAAAAACACTTTAATAGACTAAAAGGCTACTTGAAAGAAGGACAGCTTGTCTATGGAGGGAAAAATAGAGGAGAAGCGTTAGTGATTGAACCAACGATTCTTGAAAAAGTAACTTTTGATGATACAGTCATGCAAGAAGAAATTTTTGGACCGATACTTCCGATCTTAGAATACACAGATATAAATGAAGTCATAGAAGGTGTCAAACAAAATCCTAACCCGCTAGCGCTCTACTTGTTTACAGAAAATAAACAGATAGAGAATAAGATTGTGAATTCTCTATCATTTGGTGGAGGCTGTATCAATGATACGATTTTCCACATCGTTACACCTTATCTTCCTTTCGGAGGCGTTGGAACGAGTGGGATGGGTACGTATCATGGGAAAAGCAGTTTTGATGCGTTTACGCATCAAAAAAGTCTGTTAAAGCAAACAACTAAATTTGATAATCCTTTTAGATATCCCAATGCTAAAAGAGGGATAGATATCATCAAAAAAATCATGAAATAGAAAAAATAGGCAATCCTAACTGGTATTAGGACTGCCTATTTTTTTAAGATTCTTTTTCAAATCCAAGCAAAATGCCTCGAACGTACTTGATGGTAAGATAACCTAGATACAATTCTAGTGAAAACGCTAGTAGATAGATCCACCATTCATTTAACTCTATAAAAGTGGGTGTAGCATACATTAAAAGTAAAAGAGGTAAAGCAAATAGAATCAGTGCTGAAATTAAGCGGATAGAAGAATGGATTTTTTGGTTCTTGAAATAGTGTCGAGTCATCGAAGTTACTAAAAAGTATACAAATTCTAGTACCATTTCCAATAAATCTAACATCTGGATCGCTCCTAATCTTATTTTAGTTAGCTATAGTATATTAGAAAACATTCACACTGATACGGAACAAAGACCGAAAACACGCTATCTTACGCGCTTTTGATTTAGAGTTGGTGTTTGTTTGGTGTTTAAAGATAATAAACGAAAATTAATGATGAAATACAAAACGGCCCTTTTTACACTTTCTGTTAGTGTTTGGATGAGCACCATTTTTTTATTATAGCTTGGAGGGTTTCGTTAAATAGTTGAGTTATTCACACATTCGTGACAAAATGTTAAACAAAACTACCTGTTTAGGTGATTAGGATGATAGCTGTTTGTTAAACAAACTATTTGAGCCCATGGCGGATATTCCAAAAAAACCCGGTAACTGGATCAGGTTGTGTACCGACCCCCAAAAGTTAGAGTAACATTCTAACTTTTGGGGGCTTTTTACATGGCGAAATATAGTCAAGAATTCAAATTAAAACTTGTAAAAGAATACGAAAATGGCAAATTGGGATATAAATCACTAGCTAAAAAGTACGGTATACCAGATTCTTCTCCTATTAGAAAATGGACCAACCTTTATAAAACTTATGGAAAAGAAGGATTAAGCCCAAAGAAATCGAAAGAAGTCTATCCTGTTCATTTCAAATTAGATGTATTACAATTTATGAAACGAACAGGTTCTTCCTACCAAGAAACGGCTAATTCCTTCGGAATCAGAGAACTTTCTGTTATTGCGAATTGGAATCAAGCTTTTAACAAAGAAGGGATAGAAGGCCTGAAACCTAAAAAAAAGGGACGACCTTCTATGTCTAAATTACCTAAAAAA
Coding sequences within:
- a CDS encoding methyl-accepting chemotaxis protein — encoded protein: MMESIGIEKSSLQDELIVNALEQNIAIIRFDTNKRVTYVNDNFANVLGYHKEELYGKEHKLFCFPEFVNSPAYEELWTSLLNGVSFQDKIVRRNVHAEEVWLEATYFPIYNTDNTEVVGVAKVATDITERQKNIETVTTDLLDMSSKLTESSQEGIKKGRELLAGSKGMIDLSTVSTSNLSELQQKNKSIQSIVETIQDIASNTNLLAINASIEAAHAGDYGRGFGVIAQEVKNLSQKVSESAYTIGEDILAVTNNIDLVVEGNDQLKDHILMSEKQIDGTITEFNRIDSESQNLQKQAGKLETII
- a CDS encoding aldehyde dehydrogenase — encoded protein: MKNYREILTKQRAFYESGTTKTLEFRIQALKRLREALVSNEQRLIDALKKDLNKSAFETYSSEIGVVLQEIRFITQNLKKWIKPKRVKTAFTHTGSKGVVYSDPYGVVLIIGPWNYPIQLILSPLIGAIAGGNCAVIKPSELTPETSKVLSELISDCYPAEYITVVQGDAEITKALLSEKFDYLFFTGSVPVGKIVMEAASKHLTPVTLELGGKSPGIVHEDADLKLAAKRIAWGKFMNAGQTCVAPDYVYVHKNIKQAFLERVIEETKALYGYEPIENEQYTHIVNQKHFNRLKGYLKEGQLVYGGKNRGEALVIEPTILEKVTFDDTVMQEEIFGPILPILEYTDINEVIEGVKQNPNPLALYLFTENKQIENKIVNSLSFGGGCINDTIFHIVTPYLPFGGVGTSGMGTYHGKSSFDAFTHQKSLLKQTTKFDNPFRYPNAKRGIDIIKKIMK
- a CDS encoding helix-turn-helix domain-containing protein: MAKYSQEFKLKLVKEYENGKLGYKSLAKKYGIPDSSPIRKWTNLYKTYGKEGLSPKKSKEVYPVHFKLDVLQFMKRTGSSYQETANSFGIRELSVIANWNQAFNKEGIEGLKPKKKGRPSMSKLPKKTKVNKSQSMSREQELERENELLRLENAYLKKVKAYEENPNAFLAEHKQGWHLSSKKKDID